A region of Candidatus Roizmanbacteria bacterium DNA encodes the following proteins:
- a CDS encoding GDP-mannose 4,6-dehydratase: MNTLKGKKILVTGGTGFVGSHLVKALIEQGAHVVTTFLQLDPLSYFMTEELDKKTVMERIDLVDFDRVFDLVTKHEVEYIFHLAAQPLVDVAYYNPRRTLESNINGTINILESARLYPKVKGILVASSDKAYGKHGEIKYKETDALKGDHPYEVSKSAADLICTSYAKTYDLPVVITRFGNIYGEGDLNFSRIIPGIMRSLITKETLELRSDGTFVRDYLYVKDVVDGYIRLAENIENAKGKAYNFGSDDTLSVLELIDTIEKSLKTKISYDILNTAKNEIPYQSLDYSKIRKEFNWKPEYSVKNTAQSIKKWYVGVFG; the protein is encoded by the coding sequence ATGAACACACTAAAAGGTAAAAAAATACTGGTCACAGGCGGCACGGGTTTTGTCGGATCACATCTGGTGAAAGCTCTTATCGAACAGGGAGCCCATGTTGTGACCACTTTTCTTCAACTTGATCCGCTCTCCTATTTCATGACGGAAGAACTTGATAAAAAAACAGTGATGGAGCGCATTGATCTTGTGGATTTTGATCGTGTATTTGATCTTGTCACGAAGCATGAAGTTGAATATATTTTTCATCTTGCAGCGCAGCCCTTGGTTGATGTCGCATATTACAATCCCCGCCGCACTCTTGAGTCCAATATCAACGGAACTATAAATATTCTGGAAAGTGCCAGGCTTTATCCGAAAGTAAAAGGAATTCTTGTTGCTTCATCTGATAAGGCATACGGTAAACACGGAGAGATCAAATACAAAGAAACTGATGCTCTCAAAGGTGATCATCCGTATGAGGTGTCAAAGTCCGCTGCAGATCTCATCTGCACATCATATGCAAAGACATATGATCTTCCGGTTGTCATAACACGTTTCGGAAATATTTACGGTGAGGGCGATTTGAATTTTTCACGAATTATCCCCGGGATTATGCGTTCACTTATCACAAAAGAAACACTTGAGCTTCGAAGTGACGGTACGTTTGTCCGAGATTACCTGTATGTCAAAGATGTCGTGGATGGCTATATCCGTCTTGCTGAGAATATAGAAAACGCAAAAGGAAAAGCCTATAATTTCGGTTCGGATGATACTCTTTCAGTATTGGAATTGATAGATACGATAGAAAAGAGCCTAAAAACGAAAATTTCTTATGATATTCTGAATACTGCCAAGAATGAGATCCCCTATCAATCTCTTGATTATTCAAAGATAAGAAAGGAATTCAACTGGAAACCAGAATATAGCGTAAAGAATACCGCACAATCTATCAAGAAGTGGTATGTCGGGGTATTCGGTTAA
- a CDS encoding N-acetylneuraminate synthase family protein, with protein MINNQIFEDLFVLELANNHWGDVNRGLKIISDFAKIVRFNNVRAAIKLQFRDVETFIHKDYRNRTDVRYIKKTLATVLKDEEYAVLVNAIRKNGCIPTATPFDEKSVDLCVKLDLPIIKIASSDINDWVLIEKIAATKKPVIVSTGGSSLKDMDDLVTFFENRNIPLAINHCVSIYPSENNELELNQVDFLKKRYPEHVIGFSTHEYTDWYSSMLLSYAKGARTWERHIDIEKDGIPVSPYCSLPHQIDTWFKSFHQARAMCGGSADIKRTPPDKETTYLDQLVRGVYAKKNLPEGHVLTDKDVYMAIPLLKGQISCRELMDGEVLRNPIKKNQPIFIDDIDSPYAYNEDLKQSIYERGIELSAPEEEKQKSKKSSKKSREPSVKHA; from the coding sequence ATGATAAATAACCAAATTTTTGAAGACCTTTTTGTCCTAGAATTAGCAAACAATCACTGGGGCGATGTAAACCGTGGACTAAAAATCATCAGCGATTTTGCAAAAATTGTCCGATTTAATAATGTTCGTGCTGCAATCAAGTTGCAGTTCAGGGATGTTGAGACTTTTATTCATAAAGATTACCGTAACCGTACGGATGTACGGTACATAAAAAAGACCTTAGCAACAGTCCTTAAAGACGAAGAGTATGCAGTGCTCGTCAATGCAATACGAAAAAATGGTTGTATCCCAACTGCTACACCTTTCGATGAGAAATCAGTAGACCTTTGTGTCAAACTTGATCTGCCGATTATCAAAATTGCAAGTTCTGATATCAACGATTGGGTGTTGATTGAGAAAATTGCTGCAACAAAGAAACCTGTTATTGTTTCAACCGGAGGATCATCATTGAAAGATATGGACGATCTGGTCACGTTTTTTGAAAATAGAAATATTCCTCTTGCTATAAATCACTGTGTTTCAATTTATCCATCGGAAAATAATGAATTAGAACTGAACCAAGTTGATTTTTTGAAAAAAAGATATCCAGAGCATGTGATAGGATTTTCAACACACGAATACACGGACTGGTATTCATCCATGCTTCTTTCATACGCGAAAGGTGCCCGTACCTGGGAACGTCATATTGATATTGAGAAAGACGGTATCCCTGTCTCGCCTTACTGCTCATTACCTCATCAGATTGATACTTGGTTTAAATCATTTCATCAGGCTCGTGCAATGTGTGGAGGATCAGCAGATATAAAAAGAACCCCTCCAGATAAAGAAACAACGTATCTTGACCAGCTGGTTCGAGGTGTTTATGCAAAGAAAAACCTGCCGGAAGGACATGTCCTGACAGATAAAGATGTATATATGGCAATACCGCTTTTGAAGGGTCAGATTTCCTGTCGGGAACTCATGGACGGAGAAGTGCTAAGAAATCCAATAAAAAAGAACCAGCCCATATTTATTGATGATATTGATAGTCCATATGCCTATAATGAAGATCTTAAGCAGAGCATTTATGAACGGGGAATTGAACTGTCCGCACCGGAAGAAGAAAAGCAGAAATCGAAAAAATCATCCAAGAAAAGCAGAGAGCCATCAGTAAAACACGCTTAA
- a CDS encoding class I SAM-dependent methyltransferase, producing the protein MSKYEHGRDEDLHNKYFSIAKKFTHKDSSILDIGCSTGNLLHIYKQEGYRSLLGVDPSPRCKSVAKKEFNIPVETATISSFKPGKKFQYVILAMVLEHLKDVRANVAKLEKLVDENGYLFISVPNAARFHEAVEEPYYEFSTEHINFFSPTHLFLLMKNFTCVHLETDERVIYSVWQKGNNLKKTMSSYISLSKKRFQDVKKTIDSLPPEILVWGSGALTQKLLNSTNLGKKVYKFIDRNKHLIGSKLNNVDIIAPSDIHKYDYPILISSFRFRDEIQKEIKDLKLKNKVITF; encoded by the coding sequence ATGTCAAAGTATGAGCACGGGAGGGATGAAGACCTTCATAACAAATACTTCTCAATAGCCAAAAAATTTACACATAAAGACTCATCAATTCTTGATATAGGCTGTTCGACCGGCAATTTACTTCATATTTACAAGCAAGAAGGATACAGAAGTTTGTTGGGAGTCGATCCTTCACCTCGATGCAAATCTGTCGCAAAAAAGGAGTTCAACATTCCGGTGGAAACTGCCACAATCTCGTCATTCAAACCAGGAAAAAAGTTCCAGTATGTGATACTTGCAATGGTTTTGGAGCATTTGAAGGATGTACGTGCAAACGTCGCAAAACTCGAAAAACTTGTAGACGAAAACGGCTATTTGTTTATTAGTGTACCGAATGCTGCAAGGTTTCATGAAGCGGTAGAAGAACCTTACTATGAGTTTTCTACTGAACATATCAACTTTTTCTCTCCAACACACCTGTTTTTACTAATGAAGAACTTTACTTGTGTTCATTTGGAAACAGATGAGCGGGTAATATATTCAGTCTGGCAGAAAGGAAACAATCTGAAAAAAACAATGAGTTCATATATCTCCTTGTCAAAAAAACGGTTTCAGGATGTTAAAAAAACAATTGATAGTCTTCCACCTGAGATTCTAGTTTGGGGATCAGGAGCCTTGACACAGAAACTATTAAATTCTACCAATCTAGGTAAGAAGGTGTATAAGTTTATTGACAGAAACAAACATCTTATCGGCTCAAAACTGAATAATGTAGATATTATTGCACCTTCCGATATTCATAAGTATGATTATCCGATCCTCATATCCTCTTTCAGATTTCGAGATGAGATTCAAAAAGAAATTAAAGATCTCAAACTAAAAAATAAAGTTATAACGTTTTAG
- a CDS encoding 3-dehydroquinate synthase translates to MNRTLTVSSTSGSYPVTFVDDLRDGLKKTGQKNAHLLLDSHIGKMYKKIDSTAFLSVYEFDARESNKNLTEVQNYAQFLIKNGIKKSHQVVVIGGGLIQDIGSFTAHILLRGINWVFIPTTLLSVADSCIGSKSGINVGAYKNQVGAFHPPKEIYIYHGFLKTLPAQEIQNGIGEILKHALIKGGSSYQSITENLSHIQQDKVKGEQVIYESLLIKKEIVEEDEFEKDIRRLLNYGHSFGHALEGYTKNKIPHGIGVSIGMDIANFVSMKRKLITQEQFDEISRVLRTYIPYDQIQIDDIDLYLKFLSRDKKIIGDKLYAILCEGIGTIKITPIKIDKELGDQITEYCQSFKR, encoded by the coding sequence ATGAATAGAACACTCACAGTTTCATCGACTTCAGGTAGCTATCCCGTCACTTTTGTTGATGACTTGAGAGACGGACTTAAGAAAACCGGGCAGAAGAACGCACATTTACTGCTCGATAGTCACATAGGCAAAATGTATAAGAAGATTGATAGCACTGCATTCCTTTCAGTTTATGAATTTGACGCGAGGGAATCAAACAAAAATCTCACTGAAGTTCAAAACTATGCACAGTTTCTAATAAAAAACGGTATTAAAAAGAGCCATCAGGTTGTAGTGATTGGCGGTGGTCTTATCCAGGATATCGGTTCGTTTACTGCGCATATTCTGCTTCGGGGTATAAACTGGGTTTTTATACCAACCACACTTTTGAGCGTTGCAGACAGCTGCATCGGTTCAAAATCCGGCATAAATGTCGGAGCATATAAAAATCAAGTAGGTGCATTTCACCCACCAAAAGAGATTTATATTTATCATGGTTTTCTTAAAACGCTTCCGGCGCAGGAAATACAAAACGGTATTGGGGAGATATTAAAACATGCTCTAATCAAAGGCGGTAGTTCCTATCAAAGCATTACCGAGAACTTATCTCATATTCAGCAGGACAAAGTGAAAGGTGAGCAGGTCATCTATGAAAGTCTTTTGATAAAAAAAGAAATTGTTGAAGAAGATGAGTTTGAAAAGGATATTCGTCGTTTGCTGAATTACGGACATTCATTCGGACACGCATTGGAAGGTTATACAAAAAATAAAATACCGCATGGGATCGGGGTGAGTATTGGTATGGATATTGCAAATTTTGTATCTATGAAAAGAAAGCTGATAACTCAAGAGCAGTTTGATGAAATAAGCCGTGTCCTAAGAACGTATATTCCCTACGATCAAATTCAGATTGATGATATCGACCTGTACCTAAAGTTTCTTTCCCGTGATAAGAAAATCATTGGAGATAAACTCTATGCTATTCTGTGTGAAGGCATAGGAACAATTAAAATCACGCCTATCAAAATCGATAAGGAGCTTGGAGATCAGATTACGGAATATTGTCAGTCTTTCAAAAGATAA
- a CDS encoding thiamine pyrophosphate-binding protein, with product MTKPPKKTVKLSDYLFDELYKRGVTHIFLLSGGGNIHLIDSVGKSKIKYVCNHHEQASATSAEGYARAKGDIGVCLVTTGPGGTNAITGALGSWLDSIPMLVISGQVKRELIGAGTELGLRQYGPQEINIIDMVKPVTKYAVTVMDPNDIKYHLDKAIYLAKDGRQGPVWLDIPLDIQGAQIDTSSLKTFNTSEVKKPYQTDKAKLKKLVSETLDKLRSANRPVFYAGNGIRLAGAAEQFRELVNLLKIPVLMSYVGYDLLPTDHPYYFGRAHALGQRAANFIVQNCDVLLSVGARMDILTTGFTYQAYAREAYKIMVDVDKNEINKPSLSIDMPIQYDAKEFIEEMIRQIKAKPLRLDIQNWLDYGRNLNQKYPNIQQKFWKEKNYVNPYCFIETIAKYFNKDETIVVSNGVGPLNCSYQALPIKGTQRVILNLGCAQMGYGLPAAIGAAFAYDKKKRIICFEGDGSLQLNIHELEVMKHHNLPIKLFVYSNDGYLSIRNTQKGLFKGNYTATDSGSGVSCPDFVKVGKAYGIPSIRIHNHSDMDRKIKEVLNSEGPILCDLNAVRDLTLTPKLQTKQTPDGKFISPTLEDMAPFLSDEELRANMLIPLWEEKN from the coding sequence ATGACAAAACCACCCAAGAAAACAGTGAAATTGAGCGATTATCTGTTTGATGAATTATACAAACGTGGTGTTACTCATATTTTCCTCCTGTCAGGAGGAGGTAATATCCACCTGATAGACTCTGTTGGTAAAAGTAAAATCAAATATGTCTGCAATCATCATGAACAGGCAAGTGCCACATCCGCAGAAGGATATGCCAGGGCTAAAGGTGATATCGGTGTATGTCTTGTGACAACCGGTCCCGGCGGAACAAACGCTATCACCGGTGCTCTCGGGTCATGGCTTGATTCAATCCCGATGCTTGTCATCTCAGGGCAGGTGAAGCGGGAGCTAATCGGTGCCGGTACTGAGCTTGGACTCCGTCAGTACGGTCCCCAGGAAATAAACATTATTGATATGGTCAAACCGGTTACAAAATATGCGGTGACGGTGATGGATCCGAATGACATTAAGTATCATCTTGATAAAGCTATATATTTAGCTAAAGATGGCAGGCAAGGACCTGTTTGGCTTGACATCCCACTTGATATACAGGGTGCCCAAATCGACACTTCAAGTTTAAAGACTTTTAATACTTCAGAAGTAAAGAAACCGTATCAGACGGATAAAGCAAAACTTAAAAAACTGGTGTCAGAAACCCTTGATAAGCTGAGAAGTGCAAATCGCCCGGTTTTTTACGCGGGAAACGGGATACGACTTGCCGGTGCAGCCGAGCAGTTTCGGGAGCTAGTCAATCTTCTGAAAATTCCTGTTCTCATGAGCTATGTCGGATACGACCTTCTGCCTACAGATCATCCTTATTACTTCGGGAGAGCTCATGCGCTCGGTCAGCGTGCTGCCAACTTTATTGTCCAAAACTGTGATGTATTGCTCTCAGTCGGTGCAAGAATGGATATTCTGACCACAGGTTTCACTTATCAGGCATATGCCCGAGAGGCATATAAAATCATGGTTGATGTTGATAAGAATGAGATCAATAAACCGTCACTTTCAATTGATATGCCGATTCAGTATGATGCAAAGGAATTTATTGAAGAAATGATTCGTCAGATAAAAGCGAAACCTCTCAGACTTGATATCCAGAACTGGCTGGATTACGGTCGGAATCTCAATCAAAAATATCCGAATATTCAGCAGAAATTCTGGAAGGAAAAAAATTACGTCAATCCATACTGCTTTATTGAAACTATTGCAAAATATTTCAATAAAGATGAAACTATTGTTGTTTCCAACGGCGTTGGTCCCCTAAACTGTTCTTATCAGGCGCTTCCTATTAAAGGCACACAACGGGTCATCCTTAACCTAGGTTGTGCACAAATGGGATATGGGTTACCGGCCGCAATAGGGGCTGCTTTTGCATATGATAAAAAGAAACGTATTATTTGTTTTGAAGGCGACGGTAGTCTTCAGCTGAATATTCATGAGCTTGAAGTCATGAAACATCACAACCTACCGATCAAGCTATTTGTTTACAGTAACGACGGATATCTTTCCATTCGTAATACACAGAAAGGATTATTTAAGGGTAACTATACTGCTACAGACTCTGGCAGTGGAGTCAGTTGTCCCGATTTCGTAAAAGTAGGAAAAGCATATGGCATACCATCAATAAGAATTCACAACCACTCTGACATGGATCGAAAGATCAAAGAAGTGCTTAATTCGGAAGGACCGATCCTTTGTGACCTGAATGCAGTTCGTGATCTTACCCTTACTCCGAAATTACAAACGAAGCAAACTCCGGACGGGAAATTCATCTCTCCGACCCTTGAAGACATGGCACCTTTTTTGAGTGATGAAGAATTACGAGCAAATATGCTGATACCATTATGGGAAGAAAAAAACTGA
- a CDS encoding NAD(P)-dependent oxidoreductase → MGRKKLTVLLTGSGGYIGKNVLTQLSDSYNFLAPRSKELDLTEDTAVSKFFQEHSIDVVIHGAVVGGSRKEEAQKDALKTNLRIFMNIMRNAGRYSKLVHLGSGAEYDKRLPMVDISEDEFDRSIPNDDYGFYKYLCSKYVTNTPNSVNLRIFGIFGKYEDYRLRFISNAICRNILGLPITINQNVVFDYVYVNDFVKIIDYFIQNDTKEKQYNIATGKKIDLATIAGIINEISGKPSEIIIKNPGMNNEYTANADKLKKELGNFSFTPFKKSVSELYIWYREHMNELTITKEIL, encoded by the coding sequence ATGGGAAGAAAAAAACTGACGGTATTGCTAACCGGATCCGGCGGATATATCGGGAAGAATGTCCTTACACAACTGTCTGACTCCTATAACTTTCTAGCACCCAGAAGTAAAGAACTTGATCTGACGGAAGATACAGCCGTATCAAAGTTTTTTCAAGAACATTCAATTGATGTGGTTATACATGGGGCAGTCGTAGGAGGAAGCAGGAAGGAAGAAGCGCAGAAAGATGCCCTGAAAACAAATCTTCGAATATTTATGAACATCATGCGTAACGCTGGCAGGTACTCAAAACTAGTACATCTGGGATCAGGAGCAGAATATGACAAGAGATTGCCTATGGTAGACATTTCCGAAGATGAATTTGATCGGAGCATCCCGAATGACGATTATGGCTTTTATAAATACTTATGTTCAAAATATGTTACAAATACTCCAAATAGTGTAAATTTGCGAATCTTCGGAATATTCGGTAAATATGAGGATTATAGACTGAGATTTATTTCGAATGCAATATGTCGTAATATTCTTGGCTTGCCTATTACAATAAACCAAAACGTAGTATTTGATTATGTATATGTCAATGATTTTGTAAAGATAATTGATTATTTTATTCAGAATGACACAAAGGAAAAACAATATAATATTGCTACAGGAAAAAAAATTGACTTGGCAACCATTGCTGGGATCATAAACGAGATCTCAGGTAAACCATCTGAGATAATCATTAAAAATCCCGGGATGAACAATGAATATACGGCAAATGCAGATAAACTAAAGAAGGAGTTGGGAAATTTCTCGTTCACTCCTTTCAAGAAATCTGTTTCTGAATTATATATCTGGTACAGAGAGCATATGAATGAGTTAACAATTACAAAGGAAATCTTATGA
- a CDS encoding SDR family oxidoreductase: MNRTVFITGGARGIGKTLVDHLSSLGYEVVAPSREEMDLSDSESIANYLQNHSDLKVDILINNAGINKPEWIEEMTDKNIEDTIRINLESPIRLLRGLIGHMKEKKWGRIVNISSAFGIVARGKQVLYCSTKHGINGMTKALALELAPYNILVNSVCPGFAETEMVLRNPKEKIASIEADIPLGRLVKPEEIAHLVEFLISEQNTYMTGAEVVIDGGFSVK, translated from the coding sequence ATGAATAGGACGGTATTTATTACGGGGGGTGCACGGGGGATTGGTAAAACGTTAGTTGACCACCTTTCTTCGCTTGGATATGAAGTTGTCGCTCCGTCAAGAGAAGAGATGGACCTATCTGACTCTGAATCAATTGCAAATTATTTGCAGAATCACTCTGATTTGAAAGTGGATATCCTTATAAATAATGCCGGCATTAATAAACCTGAATGGATTGAGGAAATGACCGATAAAAATATTGAGGACACGATCCGTATCAATCTGGAATCCCCTATTCGATTACTTCGGGGACTGATCGGTCATATGAAAGAAAAAAAATGGGGACGGATCGTCAATATCAGTTCGGCTTTTGGAATTGTAGCCCGCGGGAAACAGGTTTTGTATTGTTCGACAAAACACGGGATAAACGGTATGACTAAAGCTTTGGCCTTAGAACTTGCTCCCTATAATATTTTAGTTAACTCAGTTTGTCCCGGATTTGCCGAAACAGAGATGGTACTTAGAAATCCTAAAGAAAAAATCGCATCGATTGAAGCAGATATTCCTCTCGGGCGTCTGGTTAAACCTGAAGAAATCGCTCATCTCGTCGAGTTTTTAATATCTGAACAAAACACCTATATGACGGGAGCTGAAGTAGTCATTGACGGTGGATTTAGTGTAAAATAG
- the rfbH gene encoding lipopolysaccharide biosynthesis protein RfbH — MNKANFNSGETYIPVSGKVYDHKEIDNAIEASKDAWWTEGRFVKEFERKFRNFMGRRYVSLVNSGSSANLIALYSLTSSVFGKRALKKGDEFITAAVGFPTTVNPGIQFGLTPVFVDVDLKTLNMDADQIEKAITPRTKLIMMAHTLGIPFDLEKVQYLAKKHDLWLIEDSCDALGSRYDGKFVGTFGDIATYSFYPAHQMTMGEGGAIITDNPLIHRSIRQFRDWGRDCWCDTGQDNTCGKRFGWQLGDLPFGYDHKYIYSQIGFNVKLTDFQAAIGVAQIDKVPGFIEARKENYKKLHAFFSNYPEYFQLIELSGKEDPCWFGFPVIVKEDAPFTRNELTHYLEDNKIGTRNVFAGNLLRHPAYLNLKKKRVVGKIKNADVVMKQAFWLGVWPGIKEQQVTYILRTLQTFIKRHQ, encoded by the coding sequence ATGAATAAAGCAAATTTCAACTCAGGTGAAACCTACATTCCCGTCTCAGGAAAAGTGTATGATCATAAAGAGATTGATAATGCTATAGAAGCCTCAAAAGACGCATGGTGGACAGAAGGGCGTTTTGTCAAGGAATTCGAAAGAAAATTCAGAAATTTCATGGGACGTCGTTATGTTTCATTGGTGAATTCAGGATCCTCTGCCAATCTTATAGCTCTCTACTCTCTTACCTCATCAGTATTCGGCAAACGGGCTTTGAAAAAAGGTGATGAATTTATCACGGCAGCAGTAGGTTTCCCCACAACAGTCAATCCGGGTATTCAATTCGGCCTTACTCCGGTATTTGTTGATGTTGATTTGAAGACTCTCAATATGGATGCGGATCAGATTGAAAAAGCAATTACACCACGGACAAAGCTTATTATGATGGCTCATACTCTGGGGATTCCGTTTGACCTTGAAAAAGTCCAATATCTCGCTAAAAAGCATGACCTTTGGCTTATTGAAGACAGCTGTGACGCTTTAGGGTCTCGTTATGACGGTAAGTTTGTCGGAACATTCGGAGATATCGCTACATACAGTTTCTATCCTGCCCATCAAATGACTATGGGTGAAGGAGGCGCGATTATCACAGACAATCCGCTCATCCACCGATCGATTCGGCAATTTCGGGATTGGGGTCGGGACTGCTGGTGTGATACTGGGCAGGACAATACCTGCGGAAAACGCTTTGGTTGGCAGCTTGGAGATCTTCCGTTCGGGTATGATCACAAATATATTTACTCTCAGATCGGTTTTAATGTAAAGCTCACCGATTTTCAGGCAGCAATCGGGGTCGCTCAGATCGATAAAGTTCCCGGATTTATTGAAGCAAGAAAAGAAAATTATAAAAAGCTACATGCCTTTTTCAGCAACTATCCTGAGTATTTTCAACTCATTGAACTTTCAGGAAAAGAAGATCCGTGCTGGTTTGGATTTCCTGTTATTGTGAAAGAAGATGCTCCGTTTACGCGAAATGAACTTACACACTACCTGGAGGATAATAAGATCGGGACACGAAATGTATTTGCAGGGAATCTGTTGAGACATCCGGCTTATCTAAACTTAAAAAAGAAACGGGTGGTCGGCAAAATCAAAAACGCTGATGTCGTCATGAAACAGGCATTCTGGCTCGGCGTCTGGCCGGGGATAAAAGAACAACAAGTAACATATATCTTAAGGACGTTACAAACTTTTATTAAGCGTCACCAATGA
- a CDS encoding acyltransferase, which yields MLKEIIRNLANNIILSQATLRGKFWSIFLKSAGKGIRIMHGCRILAPGGVAIGKNVYINHNTDIYGQGGVEIGDYVLIGPNTNILSVNHAFSDWEKPITEQGITTKKVTIEEDVWICANVTVIPGVRIGKGSIIGANALVAKDVEPYSIMGGVPAKLIKKRFSDKIIQKLLKEKRK from the coding sequence ATGCTCAAAGAAATCATAAGGAATCTGGCAAATAACATTATTCTTTCTCAGGCAACACTTCGAGGTAAGTTTTGGAGCATTTTTCTCAAGTCTGCCGGGAAAGGAATACGAATAATGCATGGATGCCGCATCCTTGCACCCGGTGGAGTAGCAATTGGCAAAAATGTCTACATCAACCATAATACCGATATTTATGGCCAAGGTGGAGTAGAAATTGGAGATTATGTACTTATCGGACCAAACACTAATATTCTGAGCGTCAACCATGCCTTTTCTGATTGGGAAAAGCCTATCACAGAGCAGGGAATCACAACCAAGAAAGTAACTATTGAAGAGGATGTATGGATATGTGCTAATGTGACAGTCATTCCCGGCGTCCGAATCGGGAAAGGGTCGATTATTGGAGCAAATGCACTAGTTGCTAAAGATGTAGAACCGTATTCAATTATGGGGGGAGTACCGGCAAAGCTTATTAAGAAGCGCTTCTCTGACAAAATTATACAAAAATTACTCAAAGAAAAGAGAAAATAG
- a CDS encoding alpha-1,2-fucosyltransferase has protein sequence MIIANLTGGLGNQMFQYAFGRATAERNKTTLKLHFTNALLNTPREFELDLFNITGSIATEDDLNAMRIIQNPALNRILYLLDERFGIQFNRHIITEQFPYNYSEQYRQIPDNRYLQGYWSHTMYFEHIRDILFQEFTPKKPLDEKNKKIVEQMRKTNSISLHVRRGDYITNKTGPRFVGIEYYKNTIDDMNSKVKAATYFVFSDDIAWCQKNLSPLLPNVVFIDHNTGRDSYKDLILMSNCKHNITANSTFSWWGAWLNPNKNKIIISPNP, from the coding sequence ATGATCATAGCAAATCTGACCGGCGGACTCGGAAATCAGATGTTTCAGTATGCATTCGGACGGGCAACTGCAGAAAGAAACAAAACTACCCTCAAACTTCATTTTACAAACGCACTTTTGAATACTCCCCGTGAATTTGAACTTGATTTATTCAATATCACAGGGTCAATTGCAACAGAAGATGACCTTAATGCAATGCGTATTATTCAGAATCCTGCACTGAATCGTATTTTGTATCTTTTGGATGAACGTTTTGGCATACAATTTAACAGACATATTATTACTGAGCAATTTCCGTACAACTATAGTGAACAATACCGTCAAATACCTGATAACAGGTATCTGCAGGGTTACTGGTCACATACCATGTATTTTGAACATATAAGAGATATCTTATTTCAGGAGTTTACACCTAAAAAGCCTCTTGATGAAAAAAATAAAAAGATTGTTGAGCAAATGAGAAAAACAAATTCAATCAGTCTTCATGTCCGAAGGGGGGACTATATCACGAATAAAACCGGACCGAGATTTGTCGGAATAGAGTACTATAAAAACACAATAGATGATATGAACAGTAAGGTGAAGGCTGCAACATACTTCGTCTTTTCGGACGATATTGCTTGGTGCCAAAAGAATCTCTCACCGTTGCTACCTAACGTCGTATTTATCGATCATAATACCGGACGGGATTCATATAAAGATCTGATCCTTATGAGCAACTGTAAGCATAATATCACGGCAAACAGTACATTCAGCTGGTGGGGGGCATGGCTCAATCCGAATAAAAATAAAATTATTATTTCACCTAATCCATGA